The proteins below are encoded in one region of Aspergillus nidulans FGSC A4 chromosome III:
- the rpdA gene encoding histone deacetylase RPD3 (transcript_id=CADANIAT00005952), giving the protein MASGTSGPAGPPLDPIDLNVSGDRSKRVAYFYDSDVGNYAYVSGHPMKPHRIRMTHSLVMNYSLYKKMEIYRAKPASKFEMTQFHTDEYIDFLSKVTPDNMDAFAKEQSKYNVGDDCPVFDGLFEFCGISAGGSMEGAARLNRNKCDIAVNWAGGLHHAKKSEASGFCYVNDIVLGILELLRFKQRVLYVDIDVHHGDGVEEAFYTTDRVMTVSFHKYGEYFPGTGELRDIGVGQGKYYAVNFPLRDGIDDVSYKSIFEPVIKSVMEWYRPEAVVLQCGGDSLSGDRLGCFNLSMRGHANCVKYVKSFNLPTLIVGGGGYTMRNVARTWAFETGILVGDNLGSELPYNDYYEYFAPDYELDVRPSNMDNANTREYLDKIRTQVVENLKRTAFAPSVQMTDVPREPLVDGMDDEAEAALDDLDEDENKDKRFTKRRFDQYVEKPGELSDSEDEDENAANGVTRKPAHLKRRNQANYRLDLADSGVESGMATPQDASSVADEEMDTGTDVKITEAPGPEPDSEAQGTSSAAEPPSRAGNGSVDEPSEMIVDSKEPPRSVPVSRPVSPKPTDEDTAMEDADMPVPEVNQENTPEASQATQNKPAEGTPASESAVAKLTSQTKASFESNEGRKQLEPETVKEAGLAAVTTETKDKTPEAPRAGALPAVTAEQETTKQGEPSAEAQPEAAKE; this is encoded by the exons ATGGCTTCGGGAACGTCGGGGCCGGCTGGGCCTCCGCTGGATCCCATCGACCTTAATGTGTCTGGAGATCGCAGCAAGAGGGTTGCCTACTTCTACGACTCAGATGTGGGAAACTATGCATATGTGTCGGGGCATCCCATGAAGCCGCACCGTATCAGGATGACGCACAGCTTGGTAATGAACTACAGTCTCTACAAGAAAATGGAAATCTAC CGTGCAAAGCCCGCCTCCAAATTCGAAATGACCCAATTTCACACCGATGAGTACATCGACTTCCTTTCTAAAGTTACACCCGATAATATGGACGCATTCGCGAAAGAACAGAGCAAATACAATGTTGGTGATGACTGCCCTGTGTTTGACGGGCTTTTCGAGTTCTGCGGCATCAGTGCTGGCGGTAGCATGGAGGGTGCCGCCCGGCTCAATCGTAACAAGTGTGACATTGCTGTGAACTGGGCTGGTGGCCTTCACCACGCTAAAAAGAGCGAGGCTAGTGGGTTTTGCTATGTGAACG ATATCGTTCTTGGCATTCTGGAGTTGCTCCGCTTCAAGCAGCGGGTTCTGTATGTCGACATTGATGTCCATCACGGcgatggtgttgaagaagcgTTCTACACCACAGATCGCGTGATGACTGTTTCATTCCACAAGTACGGCGAGTACTTCCCAGGAACAGGTGAATTGCGCGATATTGGAGTTGGACAGGGCAAATACTATGCCGTCAACTTTCCTCTCCGCGACGGCATCGATGATGTCTCGTACAAGAGCATTTTCGAGCCCGTCATCAAGAGCGTGATGGAATGGTACCGTCCCGAGGCAGTTGTTCTCCAATGCGGCGGTGACAGTCTCTCGGGTGATCGCCTAGGAtgcttcaacctcagcatGCGAGGCCACGCGAACTGTGTCAAATATGTAAAAAGCTTCAATCTCCCGACGTTAATTGTCGGAGGCGGTGGCTATACCATGCGCAACGTTGCTCGAACCTGGGCATTTGAGACTGGTATCCTTGTCGGTGACAACCTAGGATCTGAGCTCCCTTATAACGACTATTACGAG TACTTTGCACCGGATTACGAGCTGGACGTCCGCCCGTCAAATATGGATAATGCCAATACGAGAGAATATCTAGACAAGATTCGAACACAGGTCGTTGAGAACCTAAAGCGAACAGCTTTTGCCCCATCCGTGCAGATGACCGACGTTCCTCGCGAACCTTTGGTAGACGGTAtggacgacgaagccgaggCCGCCCTCGACGAtttggatgaagatgagaacaAGGACAAACGCTTTACAAAGCGACGCTTTGATCAATATGTTGAGAAGCCCGGCGAGCtcagcgacagcgaggatgaagatgagaatgcGGCGAACGGAGTCACCCGCAAACCGGCTCACTTAAAACGACGCAACCAGGCCAACTACCGACTAGACCTTGCTGATTCTGGAGTCGAAAGCGGAATGGCTACCCCACAGGACGCTTCATCGgtggctgatgaggagatggacaCTGGCACGGATGTGAAGATAACAGAAGCGCCCGGGCCGGAACCTGACTCTGAAGCCCAGGGAACATCGTCAGCAGCCGAGCCACCATCAAGGGCGGGAAATGGATCTGTTGATGAGCCATCTGAGATGATCGTCGATTCGAAAGAGCCACCCAGGTCTGTTCCTGTCTCGCGCCCTGTCTCTCCCAAACCAACAGACGAGGATACGGCTATGGAGGATGCAGATATGCCTGTGCCTGAGGTAAATCAGGAGAACACGCCAGAAGCAAGCCAGGCAACGCAGAATAAGCCCGCGGAAGGAACACCTGCTTCGGAGAGCGCCGTGGCTAAGTTAACGTCGCAAACAAAGGCGTCCTTCGAGAGCAACGAGGGCCGGAAGCAGCTAGAACCAGAGACAGTGAAGGAGGCCGGCCTTGCAGCAGTGACAACCGAGACTAAGGACAAGACTCCTGAAGCACCTCGAGCGGGGGCTCTCCCCGCGGTAACCGCGGAGCAAGAGACGACCAAACAAGGGGAGCCTAGCGCAGAAGCACAACCCGAAGCCGCAAAGGAGTGA
- a CDS encoding proteasome regulatory particle lid subunit RPN11 (transcript_id=CADANIAT00005953), with amino-acid sequence MDRLTRMIQAAQGMGMNGSAPGADTPNLLDNSETVHISSLALLKMLRHGRAGVPMEVMGLMLGEFVDEYTVRVTDVFAMPQSGTGVSVEAVDPVFQTKMMDMLRQTGRPEPVVGWYHSHPGFGCWLSSVDINTQQSFEQLTPRAVAVVVDPIQSVKGKVVIDAFRLIQPQTVVMGQEPRQTTSNLGHLNKPSIQALIHGLNRHYYSIGINYRKTGLEENMLMNLHKQVWTEALQMNDFHDECQHNVDRMKQLVNLAEGYEKRVKEETELTKDQLKTRYVGKVDPKKHIEDVSQQLIEDNIVAVSRQMIDKEASVARQSNGADGKEPQNGVGMDVDEEL; translated from the exons aTGGATAGACTCACTAGGATGATCCAGGCCGCCCAGGGTATGGGGATGAACGGCTCTGCTCCAGGTGCT GATACTCCGAACCTCCTTGATAACTCCGAAACCGTACACATCTCATCTCTTGCGCTCTTGAAGATGTTAAGGCACGGTCGAGCAGGTGTCCCTATGGAAGTCATGGGTCTTATGCTGGGTGAATTCGTGGATGAATATACAGTACGAGTAACCGACGTCTTTGCGATGCCTCAGAGCGGTACAGGCGTCAGTGTCGAAGCTGTTGACCCTGTATTCCAAACAAAAATGATGGACATGCTTAGGCAAACCGGACG ACCGGAACCCGTTGTCGGTTGGTATCACTCGCATCCTGGGTTTGGATGCTGGCTCTCCTCCGTTGATATCAACACTCAGCAATCGTTCGAGCAGCTTACTCCTCgcgctgtcgctgtcgtcgtcgacCCAATTCAGTCCGTCAAAGGCAAGGTTGTCATTGACGCCTTCCGTCTCATTCAGCCCCAGACGGTTGTCATGGGTCAAGAGCCCCGACAAACCACCTCCAACCTGGGTCACCTGAACAAGCCGTCTATCCAGGCTCTGATCCACGGATTAAACAGACACTACTACAGCATTGGCATCAACTACCGCAAGACGGGGCTTGAGGAGAACATGCTAATGAACCTGCACAAGCAAGTCTGGACCGAAGCGTTGCAGATGAATGACTTTCACGACGAATGTCAGCACAATGTTGACCGCATGAAGCAGCTCGTTAACTTGGCCGAGGGCTACGAGAAACGAGTGAAGGAGGAGACGGAGCTCACTAAGGACCAGCTGAAGACAAGATATGTCGGAAAGGTTGACCCCAAGAAGC ACATCGAGGATGTAAGCCAGCAATTGATCGAAGACAACATCGTTGCTGTCTCACGGCAAATGATTGATAAGGAGGCTTCGGTGGCACGGCAGTCTAACGGCGCGGACGGCAAAGAGCCTCAGAACGGCGTCGGCATGGATGTGGACGAGGAACTATAG
- a CDS encoding F-box domain protein (transcript_id=CADANIAT00005957), protein MVEEGRPPPPERLGVDSESPIEPDTAQHPQETESHTSTGNATGTAASQDTRGSPFSRLPRTVIEHILYVADASTFASLALLNRKWRRISDSALLYGHHLSHCPSFALSQKANDQLPIQTDDLAALKRQFVSEIRRNGFDVFFRPHQTLVKLISTSMSSSTAFPRGEAFRFAFSQDGQLILCISSSRIVVLDVASDPPAVKYELKTLRRPLHATILDDGSLLAVVSSSHQVNIYSLSSAEAKLIQDLKLNHVPRTLAFSPAGSVLAIAYDDMIEVYAIGETALATERRAVRCAGVDSLSFSSDGVILLGSSNNHSTGSLVSITVPLYGEQEPELSIKDVQVRMWTTQILFPEVVQNYSYACLVPLHTEGEGSWIMGFDNKLKVFRATGLTKASSGTTYFASPISEDTNIEHPPMMMAAADCGGELVALGFQGSGVWVYGLPDRLDIAPVAQNASGPQTRGTAQNQSTVVTAAGTNLNRLQQTINRPKVLITGHKVTDIPGITAARWVRRNDSTGEQRRLAAVAPGGVDHASFGEEDVPLDGGRILISDFTCSTTNGNVTELVIEIGEAEPVLLREPNASLDTEVELERRRTRIHRGSTGRGNRESYPAASSNNRPRPRRNSSYLSGSSNEVADGEIPPILDSPYDNTQPRSQDTLRRAATAAAASRRRVAHESRRVLQEPSVPAYFQIPHESDADNWVPPPPPYSREADVPLPDYLRRTLLPSPQRYSQNAVESFRRSLSTRFSPDTSSRPSLHRLNTVTGPNLASRMRRHVGESSTSDVHRRHHSWARGRAGSGSQVQPLSSVNESAVSVQPQDFLVSPQLVPNAVPVVPNVTYTDPLVATLQAHAQPMTIQIPNNTQVTNSQLVMPAVPPTPPAMNNYLYSLSSPNLIPAQLIPETPETPTPVQYPSARHHDRTQSYDYQPPLSAAALRNRRASTDPTHSSSQSVAPEQQWRRRIEEWNERTIYERSKKRSKCVIM, encoded by the exons ATGGTGGAGGAAGGTCGGCCCCCTCCGCCAGAGCGACTTGGTGTTGACAGCGAGTCGCCCATCGAGCCCGATActgctcaacatcctcaagaGACAGAATCACATACCTCAACGGGGAACGCTACGGGGACGGCCGCCTCCCAGGATACGCGGGGGAGCCCATTCAGTCGTTTACCTCGGACTGTGATTGAGCA CATTCTTTATGTAGCCGATGCAAGTACCTTTGCGTCGCTGGCTTTGTTGAACCGAAAATGGCGGCGGATATCTGACTCGGCCTTGCTGTATGGCCATCACTTGTCTCATTGTCCGTCCTTTGCATTGTCGCAAAAGGCCAATGACCAGCTTCCGATACAAACTGACGACCTGGCGGCTCTCAAACGGCAGTTCGTCTCTGAGATCAGGCGCAATGGGTTTGACGTCTTTTTCCGCCCCCACCAGACGTTGGTAAAATTAATTTCCAcctcgatgagctcgtcGACAGCATTCCCCCGCGGTGAAGCTTTCcggtttgctttttctcAAGACGGCCAActcatcctctgcatcaGCTCTTCCCGGATTGTCGTGTTGGACGTGGCATCGGACCCGCCGGCGGTGAAGTATGAACTCAAGACTCTGCGGCGCCCGCTTCATGCTACTATTCTGGACGACGGGTCGCTTCTTGCGGTTGTGTCTTCAAGTCATCAAGTCAACATTTACAGCCTTTCTAGCGCAGAAGCGAAACTTATACAGGACCTCAAACTAAACCATGTTCCGCGTACTTTAGCCTTTTCCCCGGCTGGTAGTGTCCTTGCTATTGCGTACGATGACATGATTGAAGTGTACGCTATCGGGGAGACAGCTCTAGCAACTGAGCGAAGGGCTGTTCGATGTGCTGGGGTCGACTCGCTGTCGTTCTCCTCGGATGGTGTCATCCTCCTGGGCTCGTCCAACAATCATTCAACAGGAAGTCTGGTTAGTATAACCGTGCCGCTCTATGGTGAGCAAGAGCCGGAGCTCTCCATCAAAGACGTTCAGGTTCGGATGTGGACCACTCAGATACTCTTCCCAGAGGTTGTCCAAAATTACAGTTATGCTTGTTTGGTGCCTTTACACACAGAGGGCGAAGGTAGTTGGATTATGGGGTTTGATAACAAACTCAAAGTTTTCAGAGCAACTGGACTCACTAAGGCTAGTTCTGGCACAACATACTTTGCCAGCCCCATATCTGAAGATACGAATATAGAACACCCGCCTATGATGATGGCCGCCGCAGATTGTGGGGGCGAACTTGTTGCCCTAGGATTTCAAGGCTCTGGAGTTTGGGTGTACGGTCTGCCTGATCGGCTTGATATTGCCCCTGTGGCGCAAAATGCCAGCGGGCCACAGACTCGTGGCACTGCTCAAAATCAGTCAACCGTGGTtacagctgcaggaacaaaCCTAAaccggctgcagcagaccatAAACCGGCCGAAGGTACTCATTACTGGTCACAAGGTAACTGATATACCTGGCATCACTGCTGCTCGCTGGGTACGGCGCAATGATAGCACGGGTGAGCAACGGCGGCTGGCCGCTGTGGCACCTGGTGGTGTTGACCATGCAAGTtttggcgaagaggacgtACCTCTTGACGGTGGAAGAATCCTAATATCGGATTTTACATGCTCAACCACGAATGGAAATGTGACGGAGCTCGTTATCGAGATTGGTGAGGCAGAGCCTGTGCTACTCCGTGAGCCGAATGCTAGTCTAGACACTGAAGTCGAattggaaaggagaagaactcGTATACACCGGGGCAGCACTGGCAGAGGAAATCGGGAGTCGTATCCGGCGGCAAGTTCAAATAACCGCCCACGCCCTCGCAGAAACAGCTCCTATCTCTCTGGCTCCTCAAATGAGGTTGCAGACGGTGAAATACCTCCTATCCTAGACAGCCCTTACGACAACACGCAGCCGCGATCTCAAGACACATTACGACGTGCTGCTacggctgctgctgcaagTCGCAGACGAGTCGCACATGAATCCCGCCGCGTGTTGCAAGAACCCTCCGTTCCCGCTTATTTCCAGATCCCTCACGAAAGCGATGCAGACAACTGGGTTCCCCCGCCCCCTCCTTACTCGCGGGAGGCAGACGTGCCGCTCCCTGATTACCTCAGAAGGACTCTGCTTCCTTCACCGCAGAGGTACAGCCAGAACGCAGTAGAGTCATTTCGGAGGTCTCTTTCAACACGTTTCTCGCCCGATACTTCATCTCGACCTTCGTTGCATAGGTTGAACACCGTCACCGGCCCTAACTTGGCCTCTCGGATGAGACGACATGTGGGGGAGAGCTCGACTTCCGATGTTCATCGAAGGCATCACAGCTGGGCtcgaggaagagcaggctCTGGCTCACAAGTTCAACCGCTAAGTAGCGTCAACGAGTCCGCTGTCTCGGTGCAACCGCAGGATTTCCTTGTTTCTCCTCAATTGGTGCCGAACGCCGTGCCAGTGGTGCCAAATGTCACATACACAGATCCTCTTGTCGCAACGTTACAGGCTCATGCGCAGCCCATGACTATTCAGATCCCAAACAACACACAAGTCACCAACTCACAACTCGTCATGCCGGCAGTCCCACCAACTCCACCTGCCATGAACAATTATCTCTACTCTCTATCGTCGCCAAACCTCATCCCCGCACAACTCATACCAGAAACACCAGAGACACCGACCCCAGTCCAATATCCCAGTGCTCGACACCACGACCGCACTCAATCTTACGATTATCAGCCGCCTCTGTCAGCGGCAGCGCTCCGCAACCGCCGGGCATCGACAGACCCCACACACTCAAGTTCGCAGTCTGTTGCGCCGGAACAGCAATGGCGAAGGCGCATTGAGGAGTGGAATGAGCGAACCATCTATGAGAGAAGCAAAAAGCGGAGCAAGTGTGTCATCATGTGA
- a CDS encoding putative C6 transcription factor (transcript_id=CADANIAT00005956), whose amino-acid sequence MPPAAVKPSPNSKAATPALNAGARPYRSHKVRACDLCRKRKSRCTVDIPGQSCLLCRVQGADCHYQEEPGSELSAAQGPEPAVWHSRAVGDGFHTGQKRKRSPDTVSPPMTSSRTDEIPEVRRSHSAAPRRGSEPGRQGVEDPQNESVFIVGPVVADDANVIEKHMPPQQSNRSVEPKNHPYNVYSNDPRKPILYTTVSRRRQGMRVGIPPGENQKEILEQILGPFKDDLVRLYASERDYHVCILLIPSLRFLDRFNAAFPIFDGEAFWEAYISDSPSEPPASLLCQVYSMSLVHWKHTPKLACHPKPDVRYAVNRTVAALHEEFSAPGLSTISAALIDLTGRPIFSMTGNAISCGRMVSLAHCLGLNRDPSNWKLSRQEQNQRVRLWWAVVIHDRWGSFGHGVPPQIAKNQYDVPLPTVEVLVPPASRSPERVRAAHCHIALCRLTEILGELLPLVYGLQQRSPRETSKKIRQIRTDLDIWEDSLPDWLRSPLGPSEDRIAGLSSLHLSFLAVKLLVGRVELNDVNNSETDLPEARRYFQTECRKGAEEIVQFISSLRKENFKEFWLPYSAFHLTSTATLLVRCAFETSDPEVARTCLANVESFRAILRRVREEYDWDVADMCLDHCERILNRLPPGNGHGVNGSSATASGAPNAQGGSGGGAAMGPPDSTNGLVNPAAISISLPETQTNNDIVDDMMSISNTFGTMDGFPFDMTGIWDVSVFQDVNLT is encoded by the exons AtgcctcctgcagctgtcaaGCCTAGTCCAAACTCAAAGGCTGCCACTCCGGCATTGAACGCTGGGGCAAGACCGTACCGGTCACACAAAGTCAGGGCCTGCGATCTGTGTCGGAAACGCAAATCGAGGTGTACAGTTGATATCCCCGGCCAGTCATGTTTGCTGTGCCGAGTCCAAGGAGCGGATTGTCACTATCAGGAGGAACCTGGCAGTGAGCTGTCTGCCGCTCAGGGGCCGGAGCCTGCGGTATGGCATTCGCGCGCCGTTGGAGACGGTTTCCACACCGGccagaagcgcaagcgctcTCCAGACACTGTGTCTCCTCCCATGACCTCCTCGCGGACAGATGAGATTCCTGAAGTCCGGCGATCTCACTCAGCAGCGCCTCGTCGAGGAAGCGAACCTGGACGACAAGGAGTTGAGGATCCCCAGAACGAGTCTGTTTTCATTGTCGGCCCAGTAGTAGCCGACGATGCAAATGTGATCGAGAAGCACATGCCCCCACAGCAGTCTAACAGATCAGTGGAGCCAAAAAATCATCCATACAATGTTTACTCGAATGACCCCAGAAAGCCCATTCTCTACACCACAGTGTCCAGGCGGAGACAGGGTATGCGCGTTGGCATACCTCCCGGAGAGAACCAAAAAGAGATATTGGAACAGATCCTTGGGCCGTTTAAGGACGATTTAGTCAGACTGTACGCTTCTGAACGAGACTATCATGTGTGCATCCTGCTGATACCGAGTCTTAGGTTTCTAGATCGTTTCAATGCAGCGTTTCCCATATTCGACGGCGAGGCTTTCTGGGAAGCATACATCTCAGATTCACCTAGCGAACCGCCGGCATCTCTTTTATGCCAAGTCTACTCGATGTCATTAGTCCATTGGAAGCACACACCCAAACTTGCCTGCCATCCGAAACCCGATGTCCGGTATGCCGTAAATCGGACTGTTGCAGCTCTCCACGAGGAATTCTCTGCCCCCGGACTCTCAACGATCAGTGCAGCTCTTATCGACTTAACTGGCCGTCCCATTTTTTCGATGACTGGTAATGCCATCAGCTGTGGACGCATGGTGTCTCTCGCTCATTGTCTTGGTTTGAACCGAGATCCTAGCAACTGGAAACTGTCTCGGCAAGAGCAAAACCAACGTGTTCGCCTCTGGTGGGCTGTTGTTATACATGATCGCTG GGGGAGTTTCGGACATGGTGTGCCACCACAGATTGCCAAGAATCAGTATGATGTACCTCTTCCCACCGTGGAAGTATTGGTGCCGCCGGCATCGCGCTCTCCAGAGCGAGTGAGGGCAGCACATTGCCATATTGCGCTCTGCCGATTAACTGAGATCTTGGGTGAGCTACTTCCGCTCGTATACGGTCTTCAACAGCGATCACCTCGCGAAACGAGCAAAAAGATCCGCCAGATTCGGACAGACTTAGATATTTGGGAAGACTCGCTCCCGGATTGGTTAAGGTCTCCTCTGGGCCCTTCAGAAGATCGGATAGCCGGTCTCTCCAGTCTACACCTTTCCTTTTTGGCGGTGAAGTTGCTCGTTGGAAGGGTAGAGCTAAAT GATGTCAATAATTCAGAAACAGACCTCCCTGAAGCCCGCCGATACTTCCAAACGGAGTGTCGCAAAGGTGCCGAAGAGATCGTACAGTTCATTTCATCTCTCCGGAAAGAGAACTTCAAGGAATTCTGGCTACCTT ATAGCGCCTTCCATTTAACCTCAACAGCAACGCTCCTCGTCCGCTGCGCCTTCGAAACCTCTGACCCTGAAGTCGCACGCACCTGCCTCGCAAATGTCGAATCCTTCCGCGCCATCCTCCGCCGCGTCCGCGAGGAATACGACTGGGACGTAGCAGACATGTGCCTCGACCATTGCGAACGCATTCTTAACCGCCTCCCGCCTGGGAACGGCCATGGAGTCAACGGCTCTTCTGCCACTGCCTCTGGAGCGCCCAACGCGCAAGgcggcagcggaggaggggCGGCCATGGGACCGCCTGATAGCACGAACGGGCTTGTTAACCCAGCAGCAATATCGATTTCGTTGCCAGAGACTCAGACAAATAATGACATTGTAGATGATATGATGTCAATATCTAATACCTTCGGGACCATGGACGGGTTTCCGTTTGATATGACGGGAATCTGGGATGTTTCTGTTTTTCAGGATGTTAATCTTACATAG
- a CDS encoding protein translocase subunit TIM50 (transcript_id=CADANIAT00005955) — MLRRAILPLTRPSGLVSAPRLSALPVSHSRCYAKGSKPKTPYKLPESVKSSKPEQPAKPSQQEQYAAEQAEFETTSDPQANTANTTSQASSSPESSPSQSEQDAPQRPLPDLTQGIPSTLAAELEARSKKSGSGTLNLTEDPSRFEEDYSDDGRGDIPKGGYESSLDRKRARMAKLMYALFLLGSVGGMAYLGRNWDTVEEENAHPDVPSGWSFGLWYNRIKARMGDFTSYYKDPAFPKLLPDEDPNLRQPYTLVLSLEDLLVHSEWSREHGWRVAKRPGVDYFLRYLNQYYELVLFTSVPSMMADQVLRKLDPYRIIRWPLFREATRYKDGEYIKDLSYLNRDLSKVILIDTKEEHARLQPENAIILDKWNGNPKDKTLVALIPFLEYLAGMGVDDVRTVLKSFEGQSIPIEFAKREKAMRERFEKELAEEQKKRPRSGMGSLASALGLKSSARTLDGEQLPSAGLQEGKMLWDQIRERGQKNYELIEKEIRENGEKWLAEMAAEEEKLRQEQMESMKGSLTGFFGGGKKE, encoded by the exons ATGCTTCGCCGTGCTATCTTGCCTTTAACGAGGCCGAGCGGTCTCGTTTCCGCTCCCCGCCTATCAGCCCTTCCTGTCTCACACTCACGATGTTACGCGAAAGGTTCCAAGCCTAAGACTCCTTACAAACTCCCCGAATCTGTTAAGTCCTCGAAGCCTGAGCAACCCGCCAAGCCCTCCCAACAAGAGCAATATGCCGCGGAACAGGCAGAGTTTGAGACGACATCAGATCCTCAAGCCAACACCGCAAACACCACATCACAGGCTTCCAGCTCT CCGGAATCTTCCCCTTCACAATCCGAACAAGATGCGCCCCAGAGACCGCTCCCCGATCTTACACAGGGTATCCCTTCCACCCTCGCCGCGGAACTGGAGGCTCGCTCGAAGAAAAGTGGCTCCGGAACATTGAACTTGACCGAAGATCCCTCGCGGTTTGAAGAAGATTACAGCGATGATGGCCGTGGTGATATCCCCAAGGGTGGTTACGAATCGTCTCTTGACCGCAAACGAGCCCGCATGGCCAAATTGATGTATGCACTGTTCTTGCTTGGAAGTGTCGGTGGTATGGCTTATCTCGGGCGAAACTGGGATAccgttgaggaggaaaatgcCCATCCTGATGTCCCATCCGGCTGGAGTTTTGGACTTTGGTATAATCGCATCAAGGCTCGAATGGGCGACTTTACAAGCTATTACAAAGACCCTGCTTTCCCGAAACTGCTTCCCGACGAAGATCCAAACCTTCGCCAACCTTATACATTAGTCCTGAGTCTGGAAGATTTGCTTGTCCACAGCGAATGGAGCCGTGAACATGGATGGCGTGTGGCCAAACGACCTGGAGTCGACTACTTCCTTCGCTATCTCAACCAGTACTACGAACTCGTCCTCTTTACCAGCGTGCCTAGCATGATGGCCGATCAGGTGCTCCGCAAGCTTGACCCTTACCGCATCATCCGTTGGCCCTTGTTCAGGGAAGCCACCAGGTACAAGGATGGAGAATACATCAAG GATCTTTCTTACCTCAACCGTGACCTTTCCAAGGTCATCTTGATCGACACCAAGGAGGAGCACGCCCGTCTGCAGCCTGAGAATGCTATCATTCTCGACAAGTGGAATGGAAACCCCAAGGATAAAACCCTTGTCGCGCTGATTCCCTTCCTTGAATACCTCGCAGGTATGGGTGTGGATGATGTGCGCACCGTCCTCAAGTCTTTCGAAGGTCAATCAATCCCAATCGAATTTGCCAAGCGCGAGAAAGCCATGCGCGAGCGATTCGAGAAGGAActtgctgaggagcagaagaaacgCCCAAGGAGCGGCATGGGTAGCCTGGCCTCAGCGCTTGGTCTGAAGTCGTCTGCACGCACCCTAGATGGCGAACAGTTACCCTCTGCTGGTTTGCAGGAGGGCAAGATGCTCTGGGACCAGATCCGTGAGCGTGGTCAGAAGAACTACGagctgattgagaaggagatccgAGAGAACGGAGAGAAGTGGCTGGCCGAAATGgctgccgaggaggagaaactcCGACAGGAGCAGATGGAAAGCATGAAGGGTTCGTTGAccggcttcttcggcggtgGCAAGAAAGAGTAA
- a CDS encoding uncharacterized protein (transcript_id=CADANIAT00005954): MADDLIEPLQRVRFADPPAGANAYKLRNVAATAYDSEEDEEDEEYPTPSEPFRFFDLPAEIRLRIYHFALFTPRRRNRQTNGNVGASSRNPSRSPQSDRIALFLTSRRVHDEASDYFYSTQAFRVFHIQDYSRIPTISGIPTKYRSSIGTIELILGSSWTAPPRSWRVTRQLGLEEMTRLRLLKVFVECDPSHPVFNGFRISNNFYQDFAGGLLRQILERLPRLEFVEFDGNPSVMKGGALMKRLLHEARTAGKKIVWGPQRGWTDYDKEDMIAERVVYGLQSTARRPPVTYIRESSSLFQGVV; the protein is encoded by the coding sequence ATGGCCGACGACCTCATAGAACCCTTGCAAAGAGTACGTTTCGCGGATCCGCCTGCCGGAGCCAATGCATACAAGCTCCGAAATGTAGCGGCAACAGCGTACGActccgaagaagatgaagaagacgaagaatatccaactccaagcgAGCCATTTCGCTTCTTTGACTTACCCGCCGAGATCCGCCTACGCATTTATCACTTTGCGCTGTTTACACCTCGGCGTCGCAACAGACAGACGAACGGCAATGTTGGAGCCTCGTCGAGGAACCCATCCCGTTCCCCTCAGTCGGACCGAATTGCTCTATTTCTCACTTCGAGACGAGTGCATGATGAAGCGTCTGATTATTTCTATTCGACGCAAGCTTTTCGTGTCTTCCACATCCAAGACTATTCGCGGATACCTACTATCAGTGGAATACCCACCAAATATCGCTCTTCTATCGGCACGATCGAGTTGATACTTGGCTCTAGCTGGACCGCGCCGCCTCGCTCTTGGAGGGTTACCCGCCAACTAGGGTTGGAGGAGATGACTCGCCTCCGACTATTGAAGGTCTTTGTTGAGTGCGACCCATCTCATCCTGTCTTTAACGGCTTCCGCATCTCCAATAACTTCTATCAAGATTTTGCCGGCGGGTTGTTGCGGCAGATCCTTGAGAGACTGCCACGCTTGGAATTTGTTGAGTTTGATGGAAACCCATCTGTAATGAAAGGCGGGGCGTTGATGAAGCGACTACTGCATGAAGCAAGAACAGCGGGCAAAAAAATCGTCTGGGGCCCCCAGCGAGGGTGGACAGATTATGATAAGGAGGATATGATTGCCGAAAGAGTTGTCTACGGGTTGCAGAGTACGGCTAGAAGACCTCCAGTGACTTATATCAGGGAGAGCTCTTCCTTGTTCCAGGGAGTCGTGTAG